A section of the Amycolatopsis sp. AA4 genome encodes:
- a CDS encoding wax ester/triacylglycerol synthase family O-acyltransferase: MPDRLSALDASFLYVEDQTTPMHVGGVAIFERPPSGFTYEQMLDLVGARLAFLPRYRQRVLNVPGHLARPVWVDDVDFDLNYHVRRSALPQPGSDDQLFDLVARLMSRRLAPERPLWEAYFVEGLAGDRVAMVTKTHQSVVDGVGTIDLGQLILDETPEPPEPFEDLWVPRREPSRAQLVLDAMSETVQRPGELIENVRSIAGDAVTTVSKAVETLGGVAATITRPAPPGPLNVRVSGGRVFSVVRTRLEDFRKIRADHGGTVNDVILAAITGALREWLLSRGENLTPTETVRALVPMAVTDAETAEFATPALVGNQVAAYLLDLPVGEPSPVLRLQHLGHAMAEHVNSGRSVAARGLLKVSGFAPATLHSLGARAGGSLSGRIFNLMITNSPGPQVPVYAGEARLVEMFPVMPLMRTQALAIGVTSYHGGVYFGLNGDRKAAFDVGLLGGMIEEALEELKGAHW, from the coding sequence ATGCCCGACCGCCTGTCCGCGCTGGACGCCTCGTTCCTGTACGTCGAGGACCAGACGACGCCGATGCACGTCGGGGGCGTGGCGATCTTCGAACGGCCGCCGTCCGGATTCACCTACGAGCAGATGCTCGACCTCGTCGGCGCGCGGCTGGCGTTCCTGCCTCGTTACCGCCAGCGCGTGCTCAACGTGCCCGGGCACCTCGCGCGCCCGGTGTGGGTGGACGACGTCGACTTCGACCTCAACTACCACGTCCGCCGCTCCGCGCTGCCGCAGCCGGGCAGCGACGACCAGCTGTTCGACCTGGTCGCCCGGCTCATGTCGCGGCGGCTCGCGCCGGAACGCCCGCTGTGGGAGGCGTATTTCGTCGAGGGACTGGCCGGCGACCGGGTCGCGATGGTGACGAAAACGCACCAGTCCGTTGTGGACGGTGTCGGCACCATCGATCTCGGCCAGCTGATCCTCGACGAGACGCCCGAACCGCCGGAGCCGTTCGAGGACCTGTGGGTGCCGCGGCGCGAGCCGAGCCGTGCGCAGCTGGTTCTCGACGCGATGAGCGAGACGGTGCAGCGGCCCGGCGAGCTGATCGAAAACGTGCGCTCGATCGCCGGGGACGCGGTGACCACGGTGAGCAAGGCCGTCGAGACCCTCGGTGGGGTCGCGGCGACGATCACGCGCCCCGCGCCGCCCGGGCCGTTGAACGTCCGGGTGTCCGGCGGCCGCGTGTTCTCGGTCGTGCGCACGCGGCTGGAGGATTTCCGCAAGATCCGCGCCGACCACGGCGGCACGGTCAACGACGTCATCCTCGCCGCGATCACCGGCGCGCTGCGGGAATGGCTGCTGTCGCGCGGCGAGAACCTCACGCCGACCGAGACCGTGCGCGCGCTCGTGCCGATGGCGGTCACCGACGCCGAAACCGCCGAGTTCGCCACGCCCGCGCTCGTCGGCAACCAGGTCGCGGCGTATCTGCTCGACCTGCCGGTCGGCGAGCCGAGCCCGGTCCTGCGGCTGCAGCACCTCGGCCACGCGATGGCCGAACACGTGAATTCGGGAAGATCGGTGGCCGCGCGCGGGTTGCTGAAGGTGAGCGGGTTCGCACCGGCGACGCTGCATTCGCTCGGCGCACGGGCGGGCGGATCGCTGTCCGGGCGGATTTTCAACCTGATGATCACGAATTCGCCGGGGCCGCAGGTGCCGGTGTACGCCGGAGAGGCGAGACTGGTGGAGATGTTCCCGGTGATGCCGCTGATGCGCACGCAGGCGCTGGCGATCGGGGTCACCTCCTACCACGGCGGTGTCTACTTCGGACTCAACGGCGACCGCAAGGCCGCGTTCGACGTCGGGCTGCTCGGCGGGATGATCGAAGAAGCGCTTGAAGAGCTGAAGGGTGCGCACTGGTGA
- a CDS encoding RNA methyltransferase yields MGDELAGSPKDRFLTVYGRKPVLEALGDPDLRVDKVILADTARGPAAAEIQRAAKAAGVPVQRASAHRVKVLAGNGKQDQGVLADVVAPRMRALAAALDDRRPPARVLLLDGITTPANVGMILRTATAAGLSGVIVPRRGVAALDPMVVKSSAGVAFRAPVLRCGSAREAAELLVEAGYSLFALGASATTSIFDAELPQRSAFVLGGETEGVGEAVAELVTEWLSIPMPGDVESLNVSAAAAVLSFELVRRGVS; encoded by the coding sequence GTGGGTGATGAGCTGGCGGGTTCGCCGAAAGACCGCTTCCTGACCGTATACGGGCGCAAGCCTGTGCTGGAGGCACTGGGCGATCCGGACCTGCGCGTGGACAAGGTGATCCTCGCCGACACCGCGCGCGGCCCCGCCGCCGCGGAGATCCAGCGCGCCGCGAAAGCCGCCGGCGTGCCGGTGCAGCGCGCGAGCGCACACCGGGTGAAAGTGCTGGCCGGCAACGGAAAACAGGACCAGGGCGTACTGGCCGACGTCGTCGCGCCGCGAATGCGCGCCCTCGCCGCGGCCCTGGACGACCGCCGCCCGCCCGCGCGCGTGCTGCTCCTGGACGGCATCACCACGCCGGCGAACGTCGGAATGATCCTGCGCACCGCGACGGCCGCAGGACTCTCCGGGGTCATCGTGCCGCGCCGGGGCGTCGCCGCGCTGGACCCGATGGTGGTGAAATCCTCTGCGGGCGTTGCCTTCCGGGCACCGGTTCTGCGCTGCGGATCGGCACGCGAGGCGGCGGAACTGCTGGTGGAGGCCGGATACAGCCTGTTCGCACTGGGCGCCTCGGCCACGACGTCGATCTTCGACGCGGAACTGCCGCAACGGTCGGCGTTCGTGCTCGGCGGCGAAACGGAAGGCGTCGGCGAGGCGGTGGCGGAGCTGGTGACGGAATGGCTGTCGATCCCGATGCCGGGCGACGTCGAATCGCTGAACGTCTCCGCCGCGGCTGCAGTGCTGTCGTTCGAACTGGTGCGGCGCGGGGTCAGCTGA
- a CDS encoding HAD-IA family hydrolase: MLKGLLVDYAGVLTDPDAALLYDYLREARANGKRTALVSNAPGAAPGVKTELAQYFDALVFSGEVGVAKPNREIYLVAAERIGLAATRCVFVDDAERNVRGAVAAGMVGVHHRTIAETLDELAALFS; this comes from the coding sequence GTGCTAAAAGGCCTGCTCGTCGACTACGCCGGAGTGCTCACCGACCCGGATGCGGCGCTGCTCTACGACTACCTCCGCGAAGCCCGGGCGAACGGCAAGAGAACCGCTCTCGTCTCGAACGCCCCGGGTGCCGCCCCGGGGGTGAAAACCGAGCTGGCGCAATACTTTGACGCGCTCGTCTTCTCCGGCGAAGTCGGTGTCGCCAAGCCGAACCGCGAGATCTATCTAGTCGCGGCCGAGCGGATCGGGCTCGCCGCGACCAGGTGTGTGTTCGTGGACGACGCCGAGCGGAACGTGCGCGGAGCCGTCGCCGCGGGGATGGTCGGCGTGCATCACCGCACGATCGCCGAGACTCTCGACGAACTCGCGGCGTTGTTCAGCTGA
- a CDS encoding Rv3235 family protein encodes MTNHSLRPLSAVPEVRGRRVHRRGTWPSPYDLPPAGHRLLRLTDPPPAQRLSQRLNAILEVLAGRRAAGQIRPLVDDALFSRLSSQSLMPGLRHHVAGDLRVCRPAETALETSTIIHSGPRVLALAARFERTRTGWVCTRFHVLAPRVEGAQAGRPSVA; translated from the coding sequence ATGACGAACCACAGCCTCCGGCCGCTGTCGGCTGTTCCGGAGGTCAGGGGGCGGCGCGTGCATCGGCGCGGCACGTGGCCCTCACCGTACGATCTGCCGCCCGCCGGGCATCGGCTGCTGCGGCTGACCGATCCGCCTCCCGCGCAGCGGCTCAGTCAGCGGCTCAACGCCATCCTCGAAGTCCTCGCCGGGCGGCGGGCGGCGGGGCAGATCCGGCCGCTCGTGGACGACGCGTTGTTTTCCCGGCTCAGCAGTCAGTCGCTGATGCCGGGCCTTCGCCACCACGTCGCCGGGGACCTGCGGGTCTGCCGTCCGGCCGAAACCGCGTTGGAGACCAGCACGATCATTCATTCCGGGCCTCGCGTGCTGGCCTTGGCGGCCCGGTTCGAGCGCACCCGGACGGGGTGGGTGTGCACGCGGTTTCACGTGCTCGCGCCGCGGGTCGAGGGGGCGCAGGCCGGGCGACCCTCGGTAGCCTGA
- the secA gene encoding preprotein translocase subunit SecA, whose translation MVLNRLLRAGEGKMVKRLRNIADHINTLEDDVKDLSDAELRAKTDEFRERYGKGESLDELLPEAFAVAREAAHRVLGQRPYDVQLMGGAALHLGQVAEMKTGEGKTLTCVLAAYLNAIPGDGVHVVTTNDYLAKRDAEWMGRIHRFLGLEVGVIVAEQDPQERRKHYNADVTYGTNNEFGFDYLRDNMTWSLDECVQRGHNFAIVDEVDSILIDEARTPLIISGPADQSSRWYVEFARLAPLMQGIDTTTMGTRERVEKANLINSKYHYEVDVRKRTVAVTEKGVRFVEDQLGIENLYEAANTPLVGYLNNALKVKELYHKDKDYIVRDGEVMIVDEFTGRILVGRRYNEGMHQAIEAKEGVEIKAENQTLATITLQNYFRLYKKLSGMTGTAETEAAEFHQTYKLGVVPIPTNRPMVRADRADLIYKNEQAKFEAVAEDIAERHEKGQPVLVGTTSVEKSEHLSKLLLKLGVPHEVLNAKYHNKEALIVARAGRKGAVTVATNMAGRGTDIVLGGNPDIIADEVLRERGLDPVENSEEYEAAWPKVLEEIKEEARAEADEVREAGGLYVLGTERHESRRIDNQLRGRSGRQGDPGESRFYLSLGDDLMRRFNAVLVERIMTTMRLPDDVPIEHKMVSKAIKSAQTQVEQLNMETRKNVLKYDEVMNEQRKVIYAERHRVLEGEDLREQIEHMIVDVVKAYVSGATSQGYAEDWDHEQLWTALKTLYPVSLDWDDLIEDGDLDAESLSQALVDDALAAYAKREAEIDELVGEEGSMRRLERQVMLTVLDRKWREHLYEMDYLKEGIGMRALAQRDPLIEYQREGFDMFRAMLDSLKEEAVGFLFNLQVERAEPETVQQPEPSALPGGVTSATAAAAGAFGAKSEDEGKHARPAPPQPPATDSDSVPSALRGKGLGGGVQSGLTMSGPSEGGGVESHSDSANDADAGGAGGTRRERRAAERAQAKKGKKGPRR comes from the coding sequence ATGGTGCTGAACCGCCTGCTCCGCGCGGGCGAGGGCAAGATGGTGAAGCGGCTGCGCAACATCGCCGATCACATCAACACCCTCGAAGACGACGTGAAGGACCTGTCGGACGCCGAACTGCGGGCCAAGACCGACGAGTTCCGCGAGCGGTACGGCAAGGGCGAGTCCCTGGACGAGCTGCTGCCGGAGGCGTTCGCCGTCGCCAGGGAAGCCGCGCACCGGGTGCTCGGCCAGCGGCCGTACGACGTCCAGCTCATGGGCGGGGCCGCGCTGCACCTCGGCCAGGTCGCCGAGATGAAGACCGGCGAGGGCAAGACGCTGACCTGTGTCCTCGCGGCCTACCTGAACGCCATCCCCGGGGACGGCGTGCACGTCGTCACCACCAACGACTACCTCGCCAAGCGCGACGCGGAGTGGATGGGCCGCATCCACCGCTTCCTCGGGCTCGAGGTCGGCGTCATCGTCGCCGAGCAGGACCCGCAGGAGCGCCGCAAGCACTACAACGCCGACGTCACCTACGGCACGAACAACGAGTTCGGCTTCGACTACCTGCGCGACAACATGACCTGGTCGCTCGACGAATGCGTGCAGCGCGGGCATAACTTCGCGATCGTCGACGAGGTCGACTCGATCCTCATCGACGAGGCGCGGACCCCGCTGATCATCTCCGGCCCGGCGGACCAGTCGTCGCGGTGGTACGTCGAGTTCGCCCGGCTCGCGCCGCTGATGCAGGGCATCGACACCACCACCATGGGCACGCGCGAGCGGGTCGAGAAGGCCAACCTGATCAACTCGAAGTACCACTACGAGGTCGACGTCCGCAAGCGCACCGTCGCGGTCACCGAGAAGGGCGTCCGGTTCGTCGAGGACCAGCTCGGCATCGAGAACCTCTACGAGGCGGCGAACACCCCGCTGGTCGGCTACTTGAACAACGCGCTGAAGGTCAAGGAGCTCTACCACAAGGACAAGGACTACATCGTCCGCGACGGCGAGGTCATGATCGTCGACGAGTTCACCGGCCGCATCCTGGTGGGCCGCCGCTACAACGAGGGCATGCACCAGGCGATCGAGGCCAAGGAAGGCGTCGAGATCAAGGCGGAGAACCAGACGCTCGCCACGATCACGCTGCAGAATTACTTCCGGCTCTACAAGAAGCTGTCCGGCATGACCGGTACCGCCGAGACCGAGGCGGCCGAGTTCCACCAGACCTACAAGCTCGGCGTCGTGCCGATCCCGACGAACCGGCCGATGGTCCGCGCGGACCGCGCCGACCTGATCTACAAGAACGAGCAGGCCAAGTTCGAGGCCGTCGCCGAGGACATCGCCGAGCGGCACGAAAAGGGCCAGCCGGTGCTGGTCGGCACCACGAGCGTGGAGAAGTCCGAGCACCTGTCGAAGCTGCTGCTCAAGCTGGGCGTGCCGCACGAGGTGCTGAACGCGAAGTACCACAACAAGGAAGCGCTGATCGTCGCGCGCGCCGGCCGGAAGGGCGCGGTCACCGTCGCCACGAACATGGCGGGCCGCGGCACCGACATCGTGCTCGGCGGCAACCCGGACATCATCGCCGACGAGGTGCTGCGCGAGCGCGGCCTCGACCCGGTCGAGAACTCCGAGGAGTACGAGGCCGCGTGGCCGAAGGTGCTCGAGGAGATCAAGGAAGAGGCGCGGGCCGAAGCCGACGAGGTCCGCGAAGCGGGCGGGCTGTACGTGCTCGGCACCGAGCGGCACGAGTCGCGGCGCATCGACAACCAGCTGCGCGGCCGGTCCGGGCGGCAGGGCGACCCCGGCGAATCGCGGTTCTACCTGTCGCTGGGCGACGACCTGATGCGCCGGTTCAACGCGGTGCTGGTCGAACGCATCATGACCACCATGCGGCTGCCGGACGACGTGCCGATCGAGCACAAGATGGTCTCCAAGGCGATCAAGAGCGCGCAGACCCAGGTCGAGCAGCTCAACATGGAGACCCGCAAGAACGTCCTCAAGTACGACGAGGTCATGAACGAGCAGCGCAAGGTGATCTACGCCGAGCGCCACCGCGTGCTCGAGGGCGAGGACCTGCGCGAGCAGATCGAGCACATGATCGTCGACGTGGTGAAGGCGTACGTCTCGGGCGCGACGTCCCAGGGCTACGCCGAGGACTGGGACCACGAGCAGCTGTGGACCGCGCTGAAGACGCTGTACCCGGTCAGCCTCGACTGGGACGACCTGATCGAGGACGGCGACCTCGACGCGGAATCGCTCAGCCAGGCGCTGGTCGACGACGCGCTCGCGGCCTACGCCAAGCGCGAGGCCGAGATCGACGAGCTGGTCGGCGAGGAAGGCTCGATGCGCCGCCTCGAGCGCCAGGTCATGCTCACCGTGCTGGACCGCAAGTGGCGCGAGCACCTCTACGAGATGGACTATCTCAAGGAGGGCATCGGCATGCGGGCGCTCGCGCAGCGCGACCCGCTGATCGAGTACCAGCGCGAGGGCTTCGACATGTTCCGCGCGATGCTCGACTCGCTGAAGGAGGAGGCCGTCGGCTTCCTGTTCAACCTGCAGGTCGAGCGTGCCGAGCCGGAAACCGTCCAGCAGCCGGAACCGTCGGCGCTCCCCGGCGGCGTCACGTCCGCCACCGCCGCGGCGGCCGGAGCGTTCGGGGCCAAGAGCGAGGACGAGGGCAAGCACGCCCGCCCGGCCCCGCCGCAGCCCCCGGCCACCGATTCCGATTCGGTCCCGTCCGCGTTGCGCGGCAAGGGACTCGGCGGCGGTGTCCAATCCGGACTGACCATGTCCGGCCCGTCCGAAGGCGGCGGCGTCGAGTCCCATTCGGACAGCGCGAACGACGCGGACGCCGGAGGCGCGGGCGGAACCCGCCGCGAACGGCGGGCCGCGGAACGGGCGCAGGCGAAGAAGGGCAAGAAGGGACCGCGTCGCTGA
- the hpf gene encoding ribosome hibernation-promoting factor, HPF/YfiA family has translation MDIVVKGRNVEVPEHYRALVSEKLARLERYDKKVIRYDVELFHEPNRRQAKSCQRVEITGKGRGPAVRAEASAADFYAALDSAVTKLENRLRRTHDRRRVHYGRSRPESVAEATSMAGGSDAVAGPAMGTAVLDAPDATESMANGFAATSAGDIPRQGRWEDEDLGHQPGRVVREKQHAADPMTVDQALYEMELVGHDFYLFNDSEAGRPSVVYRRKGFDYGVIRLG, from the coding sequence ATGGACATCGTCGTTAAGGGCCGCAACGTGGAGGTGCCCGAGCATTACCGGGCGCTTGTCAGCGAAAAGCTGGCCCGCCTTGAGCGCTACGACAAGAAGGTCATCCGCTACGACGTGGAGCTCTTCCACGAGCCCAACCGCAGGCAGGCCAAGAGCTGCCAGCGCGTCGAGATCACCGGGAAGGGCCGCGGTCCGGCTGTTCGCGCCGAAGCGAGCGCAGCCGACTTCTACGCAGCGCTCGACTCCGCCGTCACCAAGCTGGAAAACCGGCTCCGGCGGACACACGACCGCAGGCGCGTGCATTACGGGCGCAGCCGTCCGGAATCGGTCGCCGAGGCGACGTCGATGGCCGGCGGCTCCGACGCGGTCGCCGGGCCCGCCATGGGCACGGCCGTCCTGGACGCACCCGACGCGACCGAATCCATGGCGAACGGTTTCGCGGCGACGAGTGCGGGCGACATTCCCCGGCAGGGGCGATGGGAAGACGAGGACCTGGGCCATCAGCCCGGCCGCGTCGTCCGCGAGAAGCAGCACGCCGCGGATCCCATGACGGTGGACCAGGCTCTCTACGAGATGGAGCTGGTCGGCCACGACTTCTACCTGTTCAACGACTCCGAGGCCGGCCGGCCGAGTGTCGTCTACCGGCGAAAGGGCTTCGACTACGGCGTGATCCGGCTGGGCTGA
- a CDS encoding ComF family protein — protein sequence MLLRLLLNLLLPTYCAGCETRGAPVCASCSTKWGSPTAVLRAPLTALAPAYAMARYTGAAKRTLLAYKERRRRDVAPFLGRVLAAGLLALPSGGPRASPWCLVPAPSRRTASRVRGGPHVLRIAAEAARLTGAYVAPALVLKGGRDAVGLSRAERVANLEGRLRFAAAGRPPPGARVVVVDDVITTGATSAACVTALKNAGVPVVAVLALLATV from the coding sequence ATGTTACTGAGACTGTTGCTGAACCTGCTCCTCCCGACCTACTGCGCAGGCTGTGAAACCCGCGGCGCGCCCGTGTGCGCCAGTTGCTCCACGAAGTGGGGGTCCCCCACTGCGGTACTCCGCGCGCCGCTGACTGCGTTGGCTCCGGCCTACGCCATGGCGCGCTACACGGGTGCCGCCAAGCGAACCTTGCTCGCCTACAAGGAGCGCCGCCGTCGCGACGTGGCCCCGTTTTTGGGCCGAGTCCTGGCCGCTGGGCTGTTGGCGTTGCCTTCCGGCGGTCCGCGCGCCAGCCCGTGGTGTCTCGTCCCGGCTCCGAGCCGACGGACCGCTTCCCGGGTGCGCGGAGGCCCGCACGTCCTGCGAATCGCCGCGGAAGCCGCTCGGTTGACGGGGGCGTACGTCGCGCCTGCCCTGGTGTTGAAGGGCGGACGGGACGCGGTCGGGCTGAGCCGGGCGGAACGCGTGGCCAATCTGGAGGGCCGGTTGCGGTTCGCTGCGGCCGGGCGTCCGCCGCCGGGTGCGCGGGTCGTGGTGGTGGACGACGTGATCACCACAGGCGCCACGTCCGCCGCATGCGTCACGGCGTTGAAAAACGCGGGGGTGCCGGTGGTGGCGGTGCTCGCCCTGCTGGCGACAGTCTGA
- a CDS encoding LpqB family beta-propeller domain-containing protein has protein sequence MRRVLVLLACALVLVSCANVPQESLPVVVSVEKAPPQANNAPEPPANAEPLDIVRLFIKANADPRSGNAASRAFLDEKQRGAWRPNRSFTIIDKTFSTVYDPTASTGATTTPTPSSAAPDPNVRTVTVRGSVLGTLSADSAFIPGSGPAEQTFQVRKQADGQWRISSPPPPVLLVTDDEFDGNYNPVSVSFYSADSGSFVPDLRYVPAKPQSGMPGRVMDLILQGPSAGLTGAVKNLFGDGVSLENNVKNNDDGSLTVQLSGLSGVGPDTRSLIAAQIVLSMQTVTSTRIRLLADGAPLVQNHEYWRASDVPSYNVSASPSGLMTIGGRVRSLSDGAPIAGAVGNGAYQVVSAAESIDGKRLAVVEQDGDRVRLRIGDLGRDLPTVDLGGGSLSRPTWRPAQTGAGPSNEVWTVVDHSIIARMVLDPNGHWLRQSVNANDLLALGPIGVLRLSRDGARVAATVNGQLVVASVVRNGDTVTLREPRVLQPGVLTDVLDVDWGSTPDTLVAATSSPSQPVQRLSIDGRRMDAYNSSNLTAPVRAVAAAPSQPIVVADAGGLWTATELGEVWRPHAHSMQNADPFYPG, from the coding sequence GTGAGGCGAGTGCTCGTCCTTCTCGCCTGCGCACTGGTGCTCGTGAGCTGCGCGAACGTTCCGCAGGAATCGCTGCCGGTCGTGGTGTCCGTGGAAAAGGCGCCACCGCAGGCCAACAACGCGCCGGAGCCGCCGGCCAACGCCGAACCGCTCGACATCGTGCGGCTGTTCATCAAGGCCAACGCCGATCCGCGGTCGGGCAACGCGGCCTCGCGGGCGTTCCTCGACGAAAAACAGCGCGGCGCGTGGCGGCCGAACCGCTCGTTCACGATCATCGACAAGACCTTCAGCACGGTCTACGACCCCACGGCCAGCACCGGAGCCACCACCACGCCCACGCCGTCGTCGGCCGCGCCGGACCCGAACGTCCGCACGGTCACCGTGCGCGGTTCGGTGCTCGGCACGCTGAGCGCGGACTCCGCGTTCATCCCCGGCAGCGGCCCGGCCGAGCAGACCTTCCAGGTGCGCAAGCAGGCCGACGGGCAGTGGCGGATCTCCAGCCCGCCCCCGCCGGTGCTGCTGGTGACCGACGACGAGTTCGACGGCAACTACAACCCGGTCTCGGTGAGCTTCTACTCGGCCGACTCCGGGTCCTTCGTGCCGGACCTGCGCTACGTCCCGGCGAAACCGCAGTCGGGCATGCCGGGACGGGTGATGGACCTGATCCTGCAGGGCCCTTCCGCCGGGCTCACCGGCGCGGTGAAAAACCTCTTCGGCGACGGGGTGTCGCTGGAAAACAACGTGAAGAACAACGACGACGGCTCGCTGACCGTGCAGCTGAGCGGGCTCAGCGGGGTCGGCCCGGACACGCGGTCGCTGATCGCCGCGCAGATCGTGCTCTCGATGCAGACCGTCACCTCCACCCGGATCCGGCTGCTCGCCGACGGCGCGCCGCTCGTGCAGAACCACGAATACTGGCGCGCCAGCGACGTGCCCTCGTACAACGTTTCCGCTTCGCCGAGCGGCCTGATGACGATCGGCGGCCGGGTCCGTTCGCTCAGCGACGGCGCGCCGATCGCGGGCGCGGTGGGCAACGGCGCGTACCAGGTGGTGAGCGCGGCCGAGTCCATCGACGGCAAACGCCTCGCGGTGGTCGAGCAGGACGGCGACCGTGTGCGGCTGCGCATCGGCGACCTCGGCCGCGACCTGCCGACGGTCGACCTCGGCGGCGGTTCGCTGAGCCGCCCGACCTGGCGTCCGGCGCAGACCGGGGCCGGGCCGTCGAACGAGGTGTGGACGGTCGTCGACCACTCGATCATCGCGCGGATGGTCCTCGACCCGAACGGCCACTGGCTGCGCCAGAGCGTGAACGCGAACGACCTGCTGGCGCTCGGCCCGATCGGGGTGCTGCGGCTTTCCCGGGACGGCGCCCGCGTGGCCGCGACGGTGAACGGCCAGCTGGTCGTGGCGTCGGTGGTGCGCAACGGCGACACGGTCACCTTGCGCGAGCCGCGGGTGCTGCAGCCCGGAGTGCTGACGGACGTCTTGGACGTGGACTGGGGCTCGACGCCGGACACCCTGGTGGCCGCGACGTCCTCGCCCTCGCAGCCGGTCCAGCGCCTGTCGATCGACGGACGGCGGATGGACGCCTACAACAGCTCGAACCTCACCGCCCCGGTGCGAGCGGTCGCGGCGGCTCCGAGCCAGCCGATCGTGGTCGCGGATGCCGGTGGGTTGTGGACGGCGACGGAGCTGGGCGAGGTGTGGCGGCCGCACGCGCACTCGATGCAGAACGCGGATCCGTTCTATCCGGGCTGA
- the mtrB gene encoding MtrAB system histidine kinase MtrB yields MTGFAGRLRAAARATARLSGRVVVFARRRAVAFNELWKHSLQFRVTISTLALSSAVVFVLGMVLQNQITERLLDTKRRAAIEQTQALADTAARELVGIGGESPDALHTRLQNALKKIATTSSSRAGSTAGTFEPVLASVGRGQSDADPVFVGPFNSVPERLRQFVEADHLARVEHTVDENGVRTTYLIVGTSLATAASPLQLYLLFPLTSEQTTVSTVQNTLFVAGIVLLLLLAGITNLVVRQVVRPVRQAVAAAEQFAGGDLDQRLAVVGEDDLAKLAVSYNSMAASIQNQIRQLEEFGGLQRRFTSDVSHELRTPLTTVRMAADVLHASREQFPPGLARSTELLVDELDRFEALLGDLLEISRLDAGVEELSAEYIDVRPIATRAVEQVRVLAGTAGSAVELVLPDEDTSAEVDARRIERILRNLLANAVDHSEGKPVVLTVAVNESAVAITVRDYGVGLRAGEAELVFNRFWRADPSRNRRTGGTGLGLAISQEDARLHGGVLDAWGEPGHGACFRLVVPRRQGVPIAESPLVLPPPDAVSEITLSPSSVAELHPAPEAILADPAPDREEVGQ; encoded by the coding sequence ATGACCGGTTTCGCGGGGCGGCTTCGCGCCGCCGCCCGCGCCACGGCTCGGCTCTCCGGCCGGGTCGTGGTTTTCGCGCGCCGCCGCGCGGTGGCGTTCAACGAGCTGTGGAAGCACTCGCTGCAGTTCCGCGTGACGATCTCGACGCTCGCGCTGTCCTCGGCCGTGGTGTTCGTGCTGGGCATGGTCCTGCAGAACCAGATCACCGAACGGCTGCTGGACACCAAGCGCCGCGCCGCGATCGAGCAGACCCAGGCGCTGGCCGACACCGCCGCGCGCGAACTGGTCGGGATCGGGGGCGAGTCCCCGGACGCGCTGCACACGCGCCTGCAGAACGCGCTCAAGAAGATCGCGACCACGTCCTCGTCGCGCGCGGGTTCCACCGCGGGCACCTTCGAACCGGTGCTGGCCAGCGTCGGGCGCGGCCAATCGGACGCGGACCCGGTGTTCGTCGGGCCGTTCAACTCGGTGCCGGAGCGGCTGCGCCAGTTCGTCGAGGCCGATCACCTCGCGCGGGTCGAGCACACGGTCGACGAGAACGGCGTGCGGACCACTTACCTGATCGTCGGCACCTCGCTGGCGACCGCGGCCAGTCCGCTGCAGCTGTATCTGCTGTTCCCGCTCACCAGTGAGCAGACCACCGTGTCGACGGTGCAGAACACGCTGTTCGTCGCCGGGATCGTGCTGCTGCTGTTGCTCGCCGGGATCACGAACCTCGTAGTCCGGCAGGTGGTGCGGCCGGTCCGGCAAGCCGTCGCGGCGGCCGAGCAGTTCGCCGGCGGAGACCTCGACCAGCGCCTCGCCGTCGTGGGCGAGGACGACCTCGCCAAACTCGCGGTGTCCTACAACAGCATGGCGGCCAGCATCCAGAACCAGATCCGCCAGCTCGAGGAATTCGGCGGCCTGCAGCGCCGCTTCACCTCCGACGTGTCGCACGAGCTGCGCACCCCGCTGACCACCGTGCGGATGGCCGCCGACGTGCTGCACGCGTCCCGCGAGCAGTTCCCGCCCGGCCTCGCCCGCTCGACCGAGCTGCTGGTCGACGAGCTGGACCGGTTCGAGGCGCTGCTCGGCGACCTGCTGGAGATCAGCAGGCTCGACGCGGGCGTCGAGGAGCTGTCGGCGGAGTACATCGACGTGCGGCCGATCGCGACGCGCGCGGTCGAGCAGGTGCGGGTGCTCGCCGGAACCGCGGGCAGCGCGGTCGAACTGGTGCTGCCGGACGAGGACACCTCCGCCGAGGTGGACGCGCGGCGGATCGAACGGATCCTGCGCAATCTGCTGGCCAACGCCGTCGACCACAGCGAGGGCAAACCGGTGGTGCTGACGGTCGCGGTGAACGAATCCGCGGTCGCGATCACCGTCCGGGACTACGGCGTCGGCCTGCGGGCGGGGGAGGCCGAGCTGGTGTTCAACCGGTTCTGGCGCGCCGACCCGTCGCGCAACCGCCGCACCGGCGGCACCGGCCTGGGCCTCGCGATCAGCCAGGAGGACGCGCGGCTGCACGGCGGCGTCCTCGACGCGTGGGGCGAGCCGGGCCACGGCGCGTGCTTCCGGCTCGTGGTGCCGCGGCGCCAAGGCGTGCCGATCGCGGAGAGCCCGCTAGTGCTGCCGCCGCCGGACGCGGTTTCGGAGATCACGCTGTCGCCGTCGTCGGTCGCCGAACTGCATCCCGCGCCGGAGGCGATCCTCGCCGATCCGGCCCCGGACCGGGAGGAGGTCGGTCAGTGA